A genomic window from Cupriavidus basilensis includes:
- the nadA gene encoding quinolinate synthase NadA has protein sequence MTPQTIKAVEFEKPNLSTESPEGGSCVAHAWAKVPPVLSAQERTALKARIKTLLKQRNAVLVAHYYVDADLQDLAEETGGCVSDSLEMARFGRDHPAKTLVVAGVRFMGETAKILSPEKTVLMPDLDATCSLDLGCPSDEFAAFCDAHPDRTVVVYANTSAAVKARADWMVTSSIGLKIVEHLHARGEKILWAPDKHLGGYIQKQTGADMLLWQGSCLVHDEFKGIELDLLRREFPNAKILVHPESPANVVEQADVVGSTSQLIAAVKELDAREFIVATDNGILHKMRLAAPDKHFIEAPTAGNSATCKSCAHCPWMAMNALTNLAEVLENGHNEIHVDADIGRQAVTCIDRMLDFAAQQKANVRPKADLASEQALFKGIGPA, from the coding sequence ATGACCCCCCAAACGATCAAAGCCGTCGAGTTCGAAAAGCCGAACCTCTCGACGGAGTCCCCCGAGGGCGGCAGCTGTGTCGCCCACGCCTGGGCCAAAGTGCCTCCTGTGCTGTCGGCGCAGGAGCGCACGGCGCTCAAAGCGCGTATCAAGACCCTGCTGAAGCAACGCAATGCGGTGCTTGTCGCGCACTATTACGTCGATGCCGACCTGCAGGACCTGGCCGAGGAAACCGGCGGCTGCGTGTCGGACTCGCTGGAGATGGCGCGCTTTGGCCGCGATCATCCGGCCAAGACGTTGGTGGTGGCGGGGGTTCGCTTCATGGGCGAGACCGCAAAGATCCTCAGCCCGGAAAAGACCGTGCTGATGCCCGACCTGGACGCGACCTGCTCGCTTGACCTGGGTTGCCCGTCCGACGAATTCGCCGCGTTCTGCGACGCGCATCCCGATCGCACGGTGGTGGTCTATGCCAACACCAGCGCCGCCGTGAAGGCGCGTGCCGACTGGATGGTGACCTCGAGCATTGGCCTGAAGATTGTCGAGCACCTGCACGCGCGCGGCGAAAAGATCCTGTGGGCCCCGGACAAGCACCTGGGCGGCTATATCCAGAAGCAGACCGGCGCCGACATGCTCTTGTGGCAAGGTTCCTGCCTGGTGCATGACGAGTTCAAGGGCATCGAACTTGACCTGCTGCGCCGGGAGTTTCCCAATGCCAAGATCCTGGTGCATCCGGAGTCGCCGGCCAATGTGGTCGAGCAGGCCGATGTGGTGGGCTCGACTTCGCAACTGATCGCGGCGGTAAAGGAGCTGGACGCGCGCGAGTTCATCGTCGCGACCGACAATGGCATCCTGCACAAGATGCGCCTGGCCGCGCCCGACAAGCATTTCATCGAAGCCCCCACTGCCGGCAACAGCGCGACCTGCAAGAGTTGCGCGCACTGCCCCTGGATGGCGATGAACGCACTGACCAATCTGGCCGAAGTGCTGGAGAACGGTCATAACGAAATCCATGTCGACGCGGACATCGGCCGCCAGGCCGTGACCTGCATCGATCGCATGCTCGACTTCGCCGCGCAGCAAAAGGCCAATGTGCGGCCCAAGGCCGACCTGGCGAGCGAACAGGCCTTGTTCAAGGGAATCGGCCCGGCATGA
- the ispH gene encoding 4-hydroxy-3-methylbut-2-enyl diphosphate reductase, giving the protein MSEPTTAPDAEILMAQPRGFCAGVDRAIEIVERALARYGAPIYVRHEIVHNAYVVEDLRRKGAVFVQELEEVPPGSTVIFSAHGVSKEVRADATVRGLNVFDATCPLVTKVHVEVGKMRTEGCEIIMIGHKGHPEVEGTMGQAEGGMLLVESSEDVAKLCVADPERLAFVTQTTLSVDETLEIVAALKARFPRIREPKKQDICYATQNRQDAVKFMAPQVEVVIVVGSPNSSNSNRLRELAERLGVPAYMIDSPDQLQPEWIAGKRRIGLTAGASAPEALAQAIVARLHLLGARNVRALEGIEEKMSFPLPRGLQQATSA; this is encoded by the coding sequence ATGTCTGAACCCACCACAGCCCCCGATGCCGAGATCCTGATGGCGCAGCCGCGCGGCTTTTGCGCTGGCGTGGATCGCGCCATCGAGATCGTCGAGCGCGCCCTTGCACGCTACGGCGCGCCGATTTACGTGCGCCACGAAATCGTCCACAACGCCTATGTGGTGGAAGACCTGCGCCGCAAGGGCGCAGTCTTCGTGCAGGAGCTCGAGGAAGTGCCGCCAGGCTCGACCGTGATCTTCAGCGCCCACGGCGTATCCAAGGAAGTGCGCGCGGACGCCACCGTGCGCGGCCTGAACGTTTTCGACGCTACCTGCCCGCTGGTGACCAAGGTGCACGTGGAAGTCGGCAAGATGCGCACCGAGGGTTGCGAGATCATCATGATCGGCCACAAGGGTCACCCTGAAGTCGAGGGCACCATGGGGCAGGCCGAGGGCGGCATGCTGCTGGTCGAGTCTTCCGAGGATGTCGCCAAGCTGTGCGTAGCGGATCCCGAGCGCCTGGCATTCGTGACCCAGACCACGTTGTCGGTGGACGAAACGCTGGAGATCGTCGCCGCGCTCAAGGCGCGCTTCCCGCGGATCCGCGAGCCCAAGAAGCAGGACATCTGCTACGCCACCCAGAACCGCCAGGATGCCGTGAAGTTCATGGCGCCCCAGGTGGAGGTGGTGATCGTGGTGGGCAGCCCCAACAGCTCCAATTCCAACCGCTTGCGCGAGCTCGCGGAGCGCCTGGGCGTGCCGGCCTACATGATCGATTCACCCGATCAGCTCCAGCCGGAATGGATCGCGGGCAAGCGCCGCATCGGCCTGACCGCCGGCGCCTCCGCCCCTGAGGCGCTGGCACAGGCCATCGTCGCGCGCCTGCACCTTCTGGGGGCGCGCAACGTGCGCGCGCTGGAAGGGATCGAGGAGAAGATGTCGTTCCCCTTGCCGCGGGGGCTGCAACAGGCCACATCCGCCTGA
- the rpmG gene encoding 50S ribosomal protein L33: MASKGGRDKIKLESTAGTGHFYTTTKNKRTMPEKMEIMKFDPVARKHVSYKETKIK, from the coding sequence ATGGCCAGCAAGGGCGGACGCGATAAAATCAAGTTGGAGTCGACTGCAGGTACGGGTCACTTCTACACGACCACCAAGAACAAGCGCACGATGCCGGAAAAGATGGAGATCATGAAGTTCGATCCCGTCGCCCGCAAGCACGTGTCGTACAAGGAAACCAAGATCAAGTAA
- a CDS encoding branched-chain amino acid ABC transporter permease — MDIFIQQIVNGLVLGSIYALIALGYTMVYGILGIINFAHGDVLMIGALTALSAILGLQKFFPGLPEWLTLVIATLIAMPVCAALAYTIERVAYRPLRNAPRLAPLITAIGVSIILQTLAMMIWSRNPLTFPQLLPSSPIDIGSTGATITGKEIVIIGMALMVMAGLLTLVNRTKLGRAMRATAENQKVAGLMGVNPNFVISATFMIGAALAALAGVMMATNYGNAHFYMGFIPGLKAFTAAVLGGIGNLAGAMVGGMLLGLIEALGAGYIGDLTNGVFGSNYQDVFAFIVLIIVLVFRPSGIMGERVSERA, encoded by the coding sequence ATGGATATCTTTATCCAGCAGATCGTGAACGGTCTCGTGCTCGGCAGCATCTATGCGCTGATCGCACTCGGCTACACCATGGTCTACGGCATTCTCGGGATCATCAACTTCGCCCACGGCGATGTGCTGATGATCGGCGCGCTGACCGCCCTGTCAGCCATACTTGGCTTGCAGAAATTCTTCCCCGGCTTGCCGGAGTGGCTCACGCTGGTGATTGCCACGCTGATCGCCATGCCGGTTTGCGCCGCGCTGGCCTACACCATCGAGCGGGTCGCCTACCGGCCGTTGCGCAACGCGCCCCGGCTAGCCCCGCTGATTACCGCCATCGGCGTGTCCATCATCCTGCAGACCCTGGCGATGATGATCTGGTCGCGTAACCCGCTGACCTTCCCGCAGCTGCTGCCCTCGTCGCCGATCGATATCGGTTCGACCGGCGCCACCATCACGGGCAAGGAAATCGTCATCATCGGCATGGCGCTGATGGTCATGGCGGGCCTGCTGACCCTCGTCAACCGCACCAAGCTGGGCCGCGCGATGCGCGCCACCGCCGAGAACCAGAAGGTGGCAGGCCTGATGGGCGTGAACCCGAACTTCGTCATCTCGGCCACCTTCATGATCGGTGCCGCGCTGGCCGCGCTGGCCGGCGTGATGATGGCGACCAACTACGGCAATGCGCACTTCTACATGGGCTTCATCCCTGGCCTGAAGGCGTTCACCGCCGCGGTGCTGGGCGGCATCGGCAACCTTGCCGGCGCCATGGTCGGCGGCATGCTGCTGGGCCTGATCGAGGCGTTGGGCGCCGGCTATATCGGCGATCTCACCAACGGGGTGTTTGGCTCCAACTACCAGGATGTGTTCGCCTTCATCGTGCTGATCATCGTCCTTGTATTCCGTCCGTCCGGCATCATGGGCGAGCGGGTTTCCGAACGCGCCTAA
- the nadB gene encoding L-aspartate oxidase: protein MNFDVAIVGSGLAGLTVALQLADTHRVVIICKRAMTQGASDWAQGGIAAVLDSGDSHDEHTQDTLVAGAGLCDDSATRYIVEQGREAIQWLIDRGVPFTRDDQAELGFHLTREGGHSRRRIIHAADATGHAVVSTLSEQARQHPNITIIEDHFAVDLITSRKLGLPGNRCYGLYVLEDASGEVQTITATHTVLATGGAGKVYLYTTNPDTATGDGIAMAWRAGCRVSNMEFIQFHPTCLYHPYAKSFLISEAVRGEGGLLKLPDGTRFMPEHDERAELAPRDVVARAIDFEMKKRGLDCVHLDISHQPESFLREHFPTIHARCLELGIDIAREPIPVVPAAHYTCGGVVTDTAGRTDLANLYAVGETGCTGLHGANRLASNSLLECMVIGRAAALDIAGQDKAGQPDIALPQWDESRVADADEEVVVSHNWDELRRMMWNYVGIVRTSKRLERAQHRITLLREEIAEYYANFRVTRDLLELRNLVEVASLIVDSAYSRHESRGLHFSRDYPETLPKALPTVMQPAFKRERAK from the coding sequence ATGAACTTCGATGTCGCCATTGTCGGCAGCGGACTGGCCGGTCTGACGGTCGCGCTGCAACTGGCCGACACCCATCGGGTTGTCATCATTTGCAAACGTGCCATGACGCAAGGTGCCAGCGACTGGGCCCAGGGCGGTATTGCCGCGGTCCTGGACTCAGGCGACAGCCACGATGAGCATACGCAGGACACCCTGGTGGCAGGCGCCGGCCTTTGCGATGACAGCGCCACGCGCTATATCGTCGAGCAAGGGCGCGAAGCGATCCAGTGGCTGATCGACCGCGGCGTGCCGTTCACCCGCGATGACCAGGCAGAACTCGGCTTCCACCTCACGCGTGAAGGCGGCCATAGCCGTCGGCGCATCATCCACGCGGCGGACGCTACCGGCCATGCCGTCGTGTCCACGTTGAGCGAGCAGGCGCGCCAGCACCCCAATATCACGATCATCGAGGACCACTTCGCGGTGGACCTGATCACTTCGCGCAAACTTGGCCTGCCGGGCAACCGCTGTTACGGCCTCTACGTGCTGGAAGACGCCAGTGGCGAAGTGCAGACCATTACCGCCACCCACACCGTGCTGGCGACAGGCGGCGCGGGCAAGGTCTATCTCTACACCACCAACCCCGACACAGCTACCGGCGACGGCATCGCCATGGCCTGGCGCGCGGGCTGCCGGGTGTCGAACATGGAGTTCATCCAGTTCCACCCGACCTGCCTGTATCACCCCTACGCCAAGTCTTTCCTGATTTCGGAAGCGGTACGCGGCGAAGGCGGCCTGCTGAAGCTGCCCGATGGCACTCGCTTCATGCCGGAGCACGACGAACGCGCCGAACTGGCTCCGCGCGACGTGGTGGCGCGCGCGATCGACTTCGAGATGAAGAAGCGCGGCCTGGATTGCGTGCACCTGGACATCAGCCACCAACCCGAATCCTTCCTGCGCGAGCACTTCCCGACCATTCACGCGCGGTGCCTGGAACTAGGCATCGACATCGCCCGCGAGCCCATCCCGGTGGTACCGGCGGCGCACTATACCTGCGGCGGCGTGGTCACCGATACCGCGGGCCGCACCGATCTGGCCAACCTCTACGCCGTGGGCGAGACCGGCTGCACGGGCCTGCATGGCGCCAACCGCCTGGCCTCCAATTCGCTGCTCGAATGCATGGTGATCGGGCGCGCGGCAGCCCTCGACATTGCGGGACAGGACAAGGCCGGCCAACCGGACATTGCCCTGCCCCAATGGGATGAGAGCCGGGTTGCGGATGCCGACGAGGAAGTCGTGGTGTCGCACAATTGGGACGAACTGCGCCGCATGATGTGGAATTACGTGGGCATCGTGCGCACCAGCAAGCGGCTCGAGCGCGCCCAGCACCGCATCACCCTGCTGCGCGAGGAGATCGCGGAGTACTACGCCAACTTCCGCGTCACCCGCGACCTGCTGGAGCTGCGTAACCTGGTGGAAGTCGCCTCGTTGATCGTGGATAGCGCGTATTCACGCCATGAAAGCCGTGGCTTGCACTTCAGCCGCGACTATCCCGAGACGTTGCCGAAAGCGCTGCCCACGGTGATGCAGCCGGCATTCAAGCGGGAACGGGCGAAGTAA
- a CDS encoding branched-chain amino acid ABC transporter substrate-binding protein has translation MQITFAKILPIAAAVALVTACGKKEEKPADAAASAPAAATAPAAGSGDVVVKIGHAAPLTGGIAHLGKDNENGARLAVEEVNKTGLEINGKKIKLELVGEDDAGDPKTGTAVAQKLVDAKVVAVVGHLNSGVSIPASKIYSDAGIVQISPSSTNPDYTKQGFKTTFRVVATDAQQGPALANYATKSLHAKSVAIVDDATAYGKGLADEFEKTAKASGVNVVAREATNDKATDFKAILTKIKGKKPDVIMYGGMDATGGPFAKQAKELGISSKIVGGDGVCTDKVAELAGDAVSNIICSEAGLALSKMEQGADFDKRYQARFNAPVQIYAPFTYDAVMVIVDAMKRANSTEPAAILAEMPKTNYKGLIGNIAFDEKGDMKEGTITLYEYKDKKKTVLDVVKM, from the coding sequence ATGCAAATCACGTTTGCCAAGATTCTGCCGATCGCAGCCGCAGTGGCGCTGGTTACTGCTTGTGGCAAGAAAGAAGAAAAGCCCGCTGATGCGGCAGCATCGGCTCCTGCCGCGGCCACCGCGCCGGCAGCAGGCAGTGGCGATGTCGTAGTAAAGATCGGCCATGCGGCACCGCTCACCGGCGGCATCGCTCACCTTGGCAAGGACAACGAGAACGGCGCCCGTCTGGCCGTGGAAGAAGTCAACAAGACCGGCCTGGAGATCAACGGCAAGAAGATCAAGCTCGAGCTGGTTGGCGAAGACGACGCAGGCGACCCGAAGACGGGCACCGCCGTGGCGCAGAAGCTGGTGGACGCCAAGGTCGTGGCCGTGGTTGGCCACCTGAACTCGGGCGTATCGATTCCGGCCTCCAAGATCTATAGCGATGCCGGCATCGTGCAGATCTCGCCGTCGTCGACCAACCCCGACTACACCAAGCAAGGCTTCAAGACCACGTTCCGCGTGGTGGCCACCGACGCCCAGCAGGGCCCGGCACTGGCTAACTACGCCACCAAGAGCCTGCACGCCAAGAGCGTGGCCATCGTCGACGATGCCACTGCCTACGGCAAGGGCCTGGCCGACGAGTTCGAGAAGACCGCCAAGGCTTCGGGCGTGAACGTGGTGGCACGTGAAGCCACCAACGACAAGGCTACCGACTTCAAGGCCATTCTGACCAAGATCAAGGGCAAGAAGCCCGACGTGATCATGTATGGCGGCATGGACGCCACCGGCGGCCCGTTCGCCAAGCAGGCCAAGGAACTCGGCATCAGCTCCAAGATCGTCGGCGGCGATGGTGTCTGTACCGACAAGGTGGCTGAGCTGGCCGGCGATGCCGTGTCCAACATCATCTGCTCGGAAGCCGGTCTGGCGCTGTCCAAGATGGAACAAGGCGCGGATTTCGACAAGCGCTACCAGGCTCGCTTCAATGCGCCGGTGCAGATCTACGCACCGTTCACCTATGACGCCGTCATGGTCATCGTTGACGCCATGAAACGCGCCAACTCGACCGAGCCGGCGGCCATCCTGGCCGAGATGCCCAAGACCAACTACAAGGGCCTGATCGGCAACATCGCCTTCGATGAAAAGGGCGACATGAAGGAAGGCACCATCACGTTGTATGAGTACAAGGACAAGAAAAAGACCGTCCTTGATGTCGTGAAGATGTAA
- a CDS encoding FKBP-type peptidyl-prolyl cis-trans isomerase, which produces MTLQTFASGPKDGDGAADRRKTVQADSFLTLHYSISMENGTEIVSTFAEKPATLLLGQGQFAPTLEQALLGMPEGERMTYRLAPEHAFGPRNPDLLQRVSLATLRENSSFEEDYAPGDLVEFNAPGGGKYAGVLKEIGTTSALFDFNHPLAGQTILFDVQLIGIL; this is translated from the coding sequence ATGACTTTGCAAACTTTTGCTTCCGGCCCGAAGGATGGGGACGGCGCCGCGGATCGCCGCAAGACCGTGCAGGCGGACTCCTTCCTGACCCTTCACTACAGCATCTCCATGGAGAATGGCACTGAGATCGTCAGTACCTTCGCGGAGAAGCCGGCCACGCTGCTGCTGGGGCAAGGCCAGTTCGCGCCTACCCTGGAGCAGGCGCTGCTGGGCATGCCGGAGGGCGAGCGCATGACTTACCGGCTGGCGCCGGAGCACGCTTTTGGCCCGCGCAACCCCGATCTGCTGCAACGGGTATCGCTGGCGACGCTGCGCGAGAACTCTTCATTTGAAGAGGACTACGCGCCGGGCGATCTGGTTGAGTTCAATGCGCCCGGCGGCGGTAAGTACGCCGGTGTGCTCAAGGAGATCGGCACGACGTCGGCGCTGTTCGATTTCAACCACCCGCTGGCAGGACAGACCATCCTGTTCGATGTCCAGCTGATCGGCATTCTCTAA
- the nadC gene encoding carboxylating nicotinate-nucleotide diphosphorylase yields the protein MSSNPNVNTVNTVNSSRNALFDSYGPALAAALQANVSAAIAEDVGSGDLTGMLVPAGKPARARVIVREQAVLCGQPWFDASMRAVDPALQVVWKQAEGARMAPDSVVCEITGPARSLLTAERPSLNFLQLLSGVATATRRYADLVEGTRARVLDTRKTLPGLRLAQKYAVRVGGGDNQRLALYDGILIKENHIAAAGSITAAMQAATALEAGVSVQVEVESLAELEEALAAGAKSILIDNFTEAMMRDAVRINAGRALLEVSGGVSADTIRAFAETGVDRISVGALTKDVRATDYSLRIIE from the coding sequence ATGAGCAGCAATCCAAATGTGAATACCGTGAATACCGTGAATTCGAGCCGCAACGCTCTCTTCGACAGCTACGGCCCGGCGCTTGCCGCGGCGCTCCAGGCCAATGTCAGCGCAGCGATTGCCGAAGATGTCGGCAGCGGCGACCTGACCGGCATGCTGGTGCCCGCCGGCAAGCCGGCTCGCGCACGCGTGATCGTGCGCGAGCAAGCCGTGCTGTGCGGCCAGCCGTGGTTCGACGCATCCATGCGCGCGGTCGATCCCGCGCTGCAGGTCGTCTGGAAGCAGGCCGAGGGTGCCCGCATGGCGCCGGACTCGGTGGTCTGCGAGATCACCGGCCCGGCCCGTTCGCTGCTGACCGCGGAGCGGCCGTCGCTGAATTTCCTGCAGTTGCTGTCCGGCGTGGCGACCGCCACGCGCCGCTATGCTGACCTTGTCGAAGGCACCCGGGCGCGCGTGCTCGATACCCGCAAGACGTTGCCGGGCCTGCGCCTGGCGCAGAAGTACGCGGTCAGGGTCGGTGGTGGCGACAACCAGCGCCTGGCGTTGTACGACGGCATCCTGATCAAGGAAAACCACATTGCCGCGGCCGGCAGCATCACCGCCGCCATGCAGGCCGCGACCGCGCTGGAAGCCGGTGTGTCGGTCCAGGTCGAGGTGGAAAGCCTGGCCGAGTTGGAAGAGGCATTGGCAGCCGGCGCGAAGTCGATCCTGATCGATAATTTTACCGAGGCGATGATGCGCGATGCGGTGCGTATCAATGCCGGGCGTGCCTTGCTGGAGGTCTCGGGCGGGGTCAGCGCGGATACGATCCGTGCTTTTGCGGAAACCGGGGTGGACCGGATCTCCGTGGGGGCACTGACCAAGGATGTGCGCGCGACCGATTATTCGTTGCGGATCATCGAGTAA
- a CDS encoding ABC transporter ATP-binding protein has translation MSNENLLLSVQGVNKRFGGLQALSDVGLQIKPGEIYGLIGPNGAGKTTFFNVITGLYTPDSGEFVLGGKAYQPTAVHEVAKAGIARTFQNIRLFGEMTALENVMVGRHVRTKAGLFGAVFRPPSVRREEHSVEDWAHDLLEYVGIGKYAHFTSRNLSYGHQRRLEIARALATEPKLLALDEPAAGMNATEKVELRGLLDKIRSDGKTILLIEHDVKLVMGLCNRLTVLDYGKVIAQGLPHEVQSNPAVIEAYLGTPAH, from the coding sequence ATGAGTAACGAGAATCTCCTCCTGTCGGTACAGGGGGTCAACAAGCGATTCGGCGGCCTGCAGGCACTGTCCGATGTGGGCCTGCAGATCAAGCCGGGCGAAATCTACGGCCTGATCGGTCCCAACGGGGCCGGCAAGACCACCTTCTTCAACGTGATCACCGGCCTGTACACACCGGACTCCGGCGAGTTCGTGCTGGGCGGCAAGGCCTACCAGCCGACCGCCGTGCACGAAGTCGCCAAGGCCGGCATTGCCCGCACCTTCCAGAACATCCGCCTGTTCGGCGAGATGACCGCGCTGGAAAACGTGATGGTGGGCCGCCACGTGCGTACCAAGGCTGGCCTCTTTGGCGCGGTGTTCCGCCCGCCTTCGGTCCGGCGCGAGGAGCACTCGGTGGAAGACTGGGCGCATGACCTGCTGGAGTACGTCGGCATCGGCAAGTACGCGCACTTCACCTCGCGCAACCTGTCCTACGGCCACCAGCGCCGCCTGGAGATCGCGCGGGCGCTGGCCACCGAGCCCAAGCTGCTGGCGCTCGATGAGCCCGCCGCTGGCATGAACGCCACCGAGAAGGTGGAACTGCGCGGCCTGCTCGACAAGATCCGCAGCGATGGCAAGACCATCCTGCTGATCGAGCACGACGTGAAGCTGGTGATGGGCCTGTGCAACCGCCTGACCGTGCTCGACTACGGCAAGGTCATCGCACAGGGCCTGCCGCACGAAGTCCAGAGCAATCCAGCGGTGATCGAGGCTTACCTCGGTACCCCGGCGCACTGA
- the rpmB gene encoding 50S ribosomal protein L28, with translation MARVCQVTGKAPMVGNNVSHANNKTKRRFLPNLQNRRFFVESENRWVSLRVSNAGLRLIDKKGIDTVLVDLRARGEV, from the coding sequence ATGGCACGCGTCTGTCAAGTGACCGGGAAAGCGCCGATGGTCGGCAACAACGTTTCCCACGCAAACAACAAGACCAAGCGTCGTTTTCTGCCCAATCTGCAGAATCGTCGTTTCTTTGTTGAATCGGAAAACCGCTGGGTGAGCCTGCGCGTCTCGAACGCCGGCCTGCGCCTGATCGACAAGAAAGGCATCGACACCGTGCTCGTGGATCTGCGCGCACGTGGCGAAGTCTAA
- a CDS encoding ABC transporter permease subunit, giving the protein MNTPIPSPAAQAAPLTKTPAKTMAALLGFLIIALCAPFLVQTLGGNYWVRVLDFALIYIMLALGLNIVVGFAGLLDLGYIAFYAVGAYMMALLGSPHLANQFEWIHQLFPNGLHLSMWFVLPLAVLVAATFGVLLGAPTLKLRGDYLAIVTLGFGEIIRIFLNNLDRPLNITNGPKGITAVDPVHIFGFDFSKSHEIFGLKFTPVFMYYYLLVVLVIAIVFICLRLQNSRIGRAFVAIREDEIAAKAMGINTRNIKLLAFAMGASFGGASGAVFGAFQGFVSPESFVLWESIYILAIVVLGGMGHIPGVILGGILLVGFQELLRAVAEPAQNMIFGHTIVDAEVLRQLLFGLALVGVMLYRPAGLWPSPRKEDRPVIRRPGSVGRF; this is encoded by the coding sequence ATGAATACCCCGATTCCATCCCCGGCGGCGCAGGCTGCGCCGCTGACCAAGACGCCGGCCAAGACCATGGCCGCGCTGCTTGGCTTCCTGATCATCGCACTGTGCGCCCCGTTCCTGGTGCAGACGCTGGGCGGCAACTACTGGGTGCGCGTGCTCGACTTCGCGCTGATCTACATCATGCTGGCGCTAGGCCTGAACATCGTGGTGGGCTTTGCCGGCCTGCTCGACCTCGGGTACATCGCCTTCTATGCGGTTGGCGCCTACATGATGGCCTTGCTGGGCTCGCCCCACCTGGCCAACCAGTTCGAGTGGATCCACCAGCTTTTCCCCAATGGCCTGCACCTCTCCATGTGGTTCGTGCTGCCGCTGGCGGTGCTGGTGGCGGCAACGTTCGGTGTGCTGCTCGGTGCACCAACGCTCAAGCTGCGCGGCGACTACCTGGCCATCGTGACCCTGGGCTTCGGTGAGATCATCCGCATTTTCCTCAACAACCTCGACCGGCCGCTCAACATCACCAATGGCCCGAAGGGGATCACCGCGGTGGACCCGGTCCACATCTTCGGCTTCGATTTCTCCAAGTCACACGAGATCTTCGGGCTGAAGTTCACGCCGGTGTTCATGTACTACTACCTGCTGGTCGTGCTGGTGATCGCCATCGTGTTCATCTGCCTGCGCTTGCAGAACTCGCGCATCGGCCGCGCCTTCGTGGCCATCCGCGAAGACGAGATCGCCGCCAAGGCGATGGGCATCAACACCCGCAACATCAAGCTGCTGGCCTTTGCCATGGGCGCATCGTTCGGCGGCGCGTCGGGCGCGGTGTTCGGTGCCTTCCAGGGCTTCGTGTCGCCTGAGTCGTTTGTGCTGTGGGAGTCCATCTACATCCTGGCCATCGTGGTGCTGGGTGGCATGGGCCACATTCCCGGCGTGATCCTGGGCGGTATCTTGCTGGTGGGTTTCCAGGAACTGCTGCGCGCCGTGGCGGAGCCGGCGCAGAACATGATCTTCGGCCACACCATCGTCGACGCCGAGGTGCTGCGCCAGCTGTTGTTCGGGCTGGCCCTGGTTGGTGTGATGCTGTATCGCCCGGCGGGCCTGTGGCCGTCGCCGCGCAAGGAAGACCGGCCGGTGATCCGCCGCCCGGGCAGCGTTGGCCGTTTCTGA
- the radC gene encoding RadC family protein, translating into MRITDWPSSERPREKLLSSGAASLSDAELLAVFLRVGVAGKSAVDVARELLNDFGTLSSLFAADAGQLARVKGVGSAKYTQLQAARELTRRALGEQLQLPGALDSPTAVRDYLRLSLAGLTYEAFLCLFLDARNRLLASEELFRGTLTQTSVYPREVARKALAYNAAAVIVAHNHPSGNTTPSASDLTMTRSLSRSLALIDVQVLDHFIVAGSNIHSFAEHGQL; encoded by the coding sequence ATGCGCATTACGGATTGGCCCAGCAGCGAGCGGCCACGCGAAAAACTGCTGAGCAGCGGGGCCGCTTCGCTCTCGGACGCCGAACTGCTCGCCGTGTTCCTGCGCGTGGGCGTAGCCGGAAAAAGTGCCGTTGACGTCGCCCGTGAGCTGCTGAACGATTTCGGCACGCTCAGCAGCCTGTTTGCGGCGGACGCCGGGCAACTGGCACGCGTCAAAGGCGTTGGCAGCGCCAAGTACACACAGTTGCAGGCGGCCCGCGAGCTGACCCGGCGCGCGCTGGGCGAGCAACTGCAATTGCCCGGGGCGCTGGATTCCCCAACGGCGGTGCGCGACTACCTGCGCCTGTCACTGGCGGGACTGACTTACGAGGCGTTCCTGTGCCTGTTCCTGGACGCGCGCAACCGCCTGCTCGCCAGCGAGGAGCTGTTTCGCGGCACGCTGACCCAGACCAGCGTCTATCCGCGCGAAGTTGCCCGCAAGGCACTTGCCTATAACGCTGCGGCAGTCATCGTCGCGCACAACCACCCGTCGGGAAACACCACGCCCAGCGCCTCCGATCTCACCATGACCCGCTCGCTGTCGCGCTCCCTGGCCCTGATCGACGTGCAAGTTCTTGACCATTTCATCGTCGCAGGTAGTAACATCCACTCCTTCGCCGAACACGGCCAGCTGTGA